A stretch of the Corylus avellana chromosome ca6, CavTom2PMs-1.0 genome encodes the following:
- the LOC132185934 gene encoding uncharacterized protein LOC132185934, translating into MAFQGVLVVQFDGGGEKKGMVGIVVGMVGIEGIVVGMVGNGMAGRGGRVSLGSAGKVGNGMLGSGGNVALGRVGIEGKGGKDGIVGSVNAGGGAATGVSIRWRAAMLISMLDNDIVITKDNRKK; encoded by the coding sequence ATGGCTTTTCAAGGAGTACTAGTAGTTCAGTTTGATGGGGGTGGGGAGAAGAAAGGAATGGTTGGAATTGTTGTTGGAATGGTAGGAATAGAGGGGATTGTAGTTGGGATGGTGGGCAATGGAATGGCTGGCAGAGGAGGAAGAGTCAGCTTGGGAAGTGCTGGCAAAGTTGGCAATGGCATGCTAGGCAGTGGGGGCAATGTGGCTTTAGGCAGGGTTGGCATTGAGGGCAAAGGAGGCAAAGATGGAATTGTAGGCAGCGTCAATGCCGGGGGTGGAGCCGCTACCGGTGTGTCCATAAGGTGGCGAGCTGCCATGCTCATATCGATGCTCGACAACGACATTGTTATAACTAAAGACAATAGGAAAAAATGA
- the LOC132185943 gene encoding uncharacterized protein LOC132185943, translating into MSDPYERVKGGRLTFKGGSLASRSKSIDKKKHKKKNKNHNPKVDESEPSFPLDVEAEIQVADDAGDESGKAEGAQVVYTIDAAKRMKYEQLFPVETKKFGYDPKSISKSVEDALDERVKKKADRYCK; encoded by the coding sequence ATGTCGGATCCGTACGAGAGAGTGAAAGGAGGGAGGCTGACCTTCAAAGGGGGAAGCCTCGCGAGCCGCAGCAAATCCATCGACAAGAAGAAGcacaagaagaagaacaagaatcacaacccaaaggtcGATGAATCCGAGCCTTCGTTTCCCTTAGACGTGGAGGCGGAGATTCAGGTTGCCGATGATGCGGGCGATGAATCTGGAAAAGCGGAAGGAGCGCAAGTAGTTTACACCATCGACGCGGCCAAGCGCATGAAGTACGAGCAGCTCTTCCCCGTGGAGACCAAGAAGTTCGGTTACGATCCCAAGTCTATTTCCAAGTCCGTCGAGGACGCTCTCGACGAACGGGTCAAGAAGAAGGCCGATCGTTACTGTAAATAA